Proteins encoded in a region of the Triticum dicoccoides isolate Atlit2015 ecotype Zavitan chromosome 3A, WEW_v2.0, whole genome shotgun sequence genome:
- the LOC119272987 gene encoding cell division control protein 48 homolog C-like — protein MAKRPRRSYSLESRVRRIILSDAGLAIPGSSADDVARAIRSRHREYQRYKLELFASVVRRAISSLPPPGDSCSDDSAPGSSRRRSSHDATSSSTTTHSQAPPSPAYDVTKSLLRSCYSSQTSKRDPDADQQLEMELAVEKALMRPDAQGGHGGQKRVMFADLGGMESVTELLMLEVVVPLCHPELPLHLGVRPVSGILLHGPPGCGKTTLAQAIADETGVPFYPTSATELVSGVSGGSEENIRTLFNKAYRTAPSIVFIDEIDAIASKRDDMQRGMERRVVTQLMTCMDEFQNIPSDADDMEDDSQSYEKKPGYVIVIGATNRPDAVDQALRRPGRFDREIYLGVPDENARKQILERLTRKLRLPPKGQFDLLKIAKATPGFVGADLKALVDTAGSAAIKGFFNARKDKFLKEGNNLDYLKHPLDKHEVQRLSIIMDDFGEAIKDIVQPSLRREGFSSVPDVTWACVGGLDSLKKELNRSIVRCIKYPEYYKKFGVNMQAGVLLFGPPGCGKTLIAKAVAHDAGANFIHIKGPEGLNKYVGESEAYIRRTFARARLNSPCILFFDEIDALTTKRGMEGAWVVERLLNQLLIELDGADQREGVYVIGATNRIDVIDDALLRPGRLGQKYFVPLPSANERHSILKALICSQRKPVSCTVDLDAFARREECNNLSGADLALLVDEAAKEALDESLELLENGALSISSLCSVASIELSHFEQALSKIKPSVSEQQRKHYEALSQKYSAM, from the exons atggCGAAGCGCCCGCGCCGGTCCTACTCCCTGGAGTCCCGCGTACGCCGAATCATCCTATCAGATGCCGGCCTCGCCATCCCCGGCTCCTCCGCCGACGACGTCGCCCGCGCCATTCGCTCCCGCCACCGCGAGTACCAACGCTACAAGCTTGAGTTATTCGCCTCCGTCGTCCGCCGTGCCATCTCCTCCCTACCTCCTCCCGGCGATTCCTGCTCCGACGACAGCGCCCCCGGCTCCTCCCGCCGCCGCAGCAGCCATGACGCCACATCGTCCTCCACCACCACCCATTCGCAAGCGCCGCCTTCCCCCGCATATGACGTCACGAAATCGCTGCTGCGCTCCTGCTACTCCTCCCAAACATCCAAACGAGACCCCGACGCTGACCAGCAGCTCGAGATGGAGCTCGCCGTGGAGAAGGCTCTCATGCGGCCTGATGCTCAAGGAGGCCACGGTGGGCAAAAAAGGGTAATGTTTGCTGACCTCGGGGGCATGGAGTCGGTGACAGAGCTGCTGATGCTGGAGGTGGTGGTCCCGCTGTGCCATCCGGAGCTGCCGCTGCACCTTGGAGTGCGGCCCGTGTCCGGGATTCTGCTGCACGGACCGCCAGGCTGTGGGAAGACCACGCTTGCCCAAGCAATTGCCGACGAGACCGGCGTGCCGTTCTACCCAACCTCGGCGACCGAATTAGTGTCTGGTGTCTCCG GAGGTTCTGAGGAGAACATCAGAACCCTGTTTAACAAGGCATACAGGACTGCTCCCTCAATTGTATTTATAGACGAGATAGATGCGATTGCGTCGAAGCGGGATGACATGCAGCGAGGAATGGAACGACGGGTGGTTACACAGTTGATGACATGCATGGATGAATTCCAGAACATTCCATCTGATGCCGATGACATGGAGGATGATTCACAATCATACGAGAAGAAGCCTGGCTATGTTATTGTTATTGGAGCTACAAACAGACCTGATGCTGTCGACCAAGCGCTTCGAAGACCAGGAAGGTTTGATCGGGAAATATATCTTGGTGTTCCCGATGAGAATGCCCGGAAACAGATACTGGAGAGGCTCACCCGAAAACTTCGATTGCCCCCGAAAGGCCAGTTTGATTTGTTGAAGATAGCAAAGGCCACGCCAGGATTCGTTGGTGCAGACTTGAAGGCGTTGGTTGATACAGCAGGGAGTGCAGCTATAAAAGGATTTTTTAATGCTAGAAAAGACAAGTTTCTCAAGGAAGGAAACAACCTGGACTACTTGAAGCATCCTTTGGATAAACACGAGGTGCAGCGCCTAAGTATTATTATGGATGACTTTGGG GAAGCCATTAAAGATATAGTTCAACCATCATTGAGAAGAGAAGGATTTTCTTCTGTGCCTGATGTCACATGGGCTTGTGTCGGAGGTCTTGATTCATTAAAGAAGGAATTGAACCGCTCCATCGTTCGATGTATCAAGTACCCTGAATATTATAAG AAATTTGGAGTAAACATGCAAGCTGGTGTGTTGCTGTTTGGACCTCCGGGCTGTGGGAAAACACTAATAGCAAAAGCAGTTGCACACGACGCAGGGGCTAATTTTATTCATATTAAG GGTCCTGAAGGATTGAACAAGTATGTTGGGGAGAGTGAAGCATATATAAGGAGGACATTCGCCCGTGCACGACTCAACTCCCCGTGCATTTTATTTTTTGACGAG ATAGATGCTTTGACAACAAAAAGAGGTATGGAGGGAGCATGGGTTGTTGAACGTCTCCTAAACCAG TTACTTATTGAACTTGATGGTGCTGATCAGCGTGAAGGTGTTTATGTTATTGGAGCTACAAATAG AATTGATGTGATAGATGATGCTCTTCTACGGCCTGGTAGATTGGGGCAGAAGTATTTTGTACCTTTGCCCAGTGCTAATGAGCGGCATTCGATATTAAAAGCCCTAATATGTTCTCAGAGAAAACCTGTATCCTGCACTGTTGATTTGGATGCATTTGCACGTCGTGAGGAGTGCAACAATCTCTCTGGCGCTGACCTAGCATTGCTG GTGGACGAAGCAGCCAAGGAAGCTTTGGATGAGAGTTTGGAACTCCTGGAGAATGGGGCATTATCAATAAGTTCACTGTGTTCAGTTGCTTCGATTGAATTATCGCACTTTGAGCAAGCTCTGTCTAAAATAAAGCCGTCGGTGTCAGAACAG CAAAGGAAGCACTACGAGGCCTTGTCACAGAAATACTCGGCAATGTAA